In Mangrovivirga cuniculi, the following proteins share a genomic window:
- a CDS encoding fibronectin type III domain-containing protein, with protein sequence MRDNNGTGPSVGSNTVSVAEPDPITFTFNSTNITCNGADDGTLTFENVSGGNGGYEYSIDGGVSYQGSLSFNNLIPGSYDLIVRDSESCLSSVSNIVLTEPDVVTLGSISVTDAICFGETGTLEINGISGGTTPYEYSIDNGTTFQISNVFNPLAGSYDIVVRDANGCTVTGNATVNEPVAVTIDAVSSTDETCNGASDGTITVDAVSGGAGAPYEYSTDGGATFQASNTFSGLAAGTYDVIARDENNCESAVTQITINAATEVLIDNIATIDATCNGDTDGELTITASGGTGTFEYSIDGGATFQASNTFSGLSAGTYNVQARDGNGCLSGITPATINEPAAVTIDNITASDVLCFGESTGSITVDATSGGSGTYEYSIDGGTTFQASNIFNGLATGTYDVQVRDSNGCLSAISNIVIDQPAALTIGSIDATDATCNGASDGTITINNVTGGTTPYEYSIDNGATFQAVNNFTGISAGTYNIVVQDANGCTVTGNATVNEPVAVTIDAVSSTDETCNGASDGTITVDAVSGGAGAPYEYSTDGGATFQASNTFSGLAAGTYDVIARDGNNCESAVTQITINAATEVLIDNIATIDATCNGDTDGELTITASGGTGTFEYSIDGGATFQASNTFSGLSAGTYNVQARDGNGCLSGITPATINEPAAVTIDNITASDVLCFGESTGSITVDATSGGSGTYEYSIDGGTTFQASNIFNGLATGTYDVQVRDSNGCLSAISNIVIDQPAALTIGSIDATDATCNGASDGTITINNVTGGTTPYEYSIDNGATFQAVNNFTGISAGTYNIVVQDANGCTVTGNATVNEPVAVTIDAVSSTDETCNGASDGTITVDAVSGGAGAPYEYSTDGGATFQASNTFSGLAAGTYDVIARDGNNCESAVTQITINAATEVLIDNIATIDATCNGDTDGELTITASGGTGTFEYSIDGGATFQASNTFSGLSAGTYNVQARDGNGCLSGITPATINEPAAVTIDNITASDVLCFGESTGSITVDATSGGSGTYEYSIDGGTTFQASNIFNGLATGTYDVQVRDSNGCLSAISNIVIDQPAALTIGSIDATDATCNGASDGTITINNVTGGTTPYEYSIDNGATFQAVNNFTGISAGTYNIVVQDANGCTVTGNATVNEPVAVTIDAVSSTDETCNGASDGTITVDAVSGGAGAPYEYSTDGGATFQASNTFSGLAAGTYDVIARDGNNCESAVTQITINAAPSVILDNIDVTDITCNGDADGELTITASGGDGTYEYSIDNGSTFQSSNTFINLSAGTYDVVVRDGNGCLANNQAVVSEPATLLIDNISTVDAGCTTGADGEITITVSGGTLDYEYSIDNGNTFQNSNTFTGLTAGTYDIVVRDANGCTVNSTATVDPGANITVDNIVVTDESCEGNADGSIELQNINGGTPPYRFSIDGGATYPFNDPLIGGLLAGTYSLFAIDDSGCFVDLGTQVINTTPRVTPTISIAADQNPTCTGNTITFTANVSDAGTDPEIAWFVNSVEVQADNSGIYVGSSLNDGDVISAEVRITDPTFTCVTSNTGVSNDIVVDFQDNLVASVNLVADPDPACSGDLITFTALPSNGGSNPTYEWYVNGNLQAGEISETFASSTLTDGDNVEVIMTADPSLTCVNGSPASASTNVTISPSENLTVDITADQVEICEDGTISFNSTINGGGTNPFYQWQLDGNAISGENSDSFILSGLAPGTYDITLEVVSSNPCAVGSPAVSAPITITIDPNLVSDISISVDQNPACIGDDVTFIANVTNGGANPDIQWRVNGVDVSGETGTTFISSTLNDGDIITAFLTVDPTANCITPATLESNSIQMAIGSNFNPLATISPDQNPICSGNDVLFTSSVNAVGPNPSYQWSIDGVEQSGETNDTFLASGLTDGQEVSLIVTVDPSFTCASQTETGDTVAISVSSSIDPVVSLSSNNNPACPGEDIVFEAQPTNGGANPSYEWFLDGNLIAGENTETLVINTTSLSGGEVVTVEMTVDPSLTCATSNTVSDSETIQLNTATPVGVSITADQNPVCNGEVITFTATLNNAGANPTISWLVDNVVVPGENGLSYSAVLSDGQVVNAVVEADPSLTCVSNNPAESNEITVNTTSNIDPEVTISEDQNPVCINDVVTFTSTVSNAGANPTFEWYVNGTIVSGLNSDTYATDTLSDGDVIRLDVTADPSFSCASTNPVQSNEITLSVVDQLTAFVAIQLDQNPSCTNDEVTFSVALSIGSGVNPTYEWFINGNPTGEFGESFTTSSVVTGDEVYVQMTSDPSASCIQGSPATSNTIQIQRVSELTMDVTINADRTQICDGEEVNFTSQVQNAGANPSYQWLVNGSIVDGEISDSFTTSTLNDGDEVSVIVTADLALSCVTNSPLESNQIEISVGGADPVAVNVTASETAICSGTVVTFTAEASNAGQNPSYQWIINGVDVAGETSSTFTTNTLSNADVVSVRLTADPALTCAIGSPVESDGITIQVDDSAPVSPVLDPITNAICESITISWNNVTGASSYELDVSEDNFATFIPGYDAFTTDQNSVTVTGLTPGTNYQARVRALNGCGVSSDSNIETAAPSNEGPQAPQNIQATALDCDAFTLSWDAAIGASGYFVDIAIDAGFTNKIIDNADAGNNLTFDVNGLNQNTDYFVRIAAYNTCATGPYSATATITTLGTPNAPAITSSNELCDRYTVSWNAVPSANTYVIDVAFDAGFNTILPNYTNRDIGNVTTFEVTGIPAETTVFTRLRAVNNCATSINSNVVQSTTLAEDDPACTGGGIGDCATVQITPEPVAATCSNSDGGVFFDIVPETPAVNNVGVIIDISGPAERTNFNDFTFDGLPQGIYDYTIIYGDSSCVKSGQFTIDRSGTIGEPVVSQVQNSTCVNDPSGSARVTFPDEPSGDVLQWSVDGVNWNNFINGDVITGLPAGAEPSNELVISFRRSENDACFAGTTIIIGNEYEDYNADITVLEEATCNANDGVVEISNITGGTGSYEYQLDGTPTAFPADGIFDGLTGGTHELLIIDTGVDCSKAIQFFVPSPGLVDFTTNASDPTCAGDGRDGAIEIQIDPSFLPGTYEIAIAEQPGVDTGFVAVPSNGRFVFSELDQGTYYVAVKGVGDDACPNEEVITISGGPLAVAFETQLICQDNEQALLLTNIQGEIGVDFRLQVRNISGGAGGYNKTFNVPYSDISGGNYLIEDSDLFDFLLIQDFYTATLSQTQSNCSPAEEVESENVDFQIREILDFEVDNLVESFPDRATGSMRITNITGGTPGYEASIELIAPIFADQGIFIDWTDVPQDNQSLKYEITFDDLYAGDYSVMVRDEGGCEIEKIIELPLDESIFIPNVFTPNNDGFNDTFYIRNLPDNSRLVITNRYGRTVYETDDYDNENGFDGGDEPDGVYYYYLEVPGGDSFSGWVEIWKGPTD encoded by the coding sequence GTGCGTGATAATAATGGTACAGGACCTTCAGTAGGATCTAATACGGTTTCTGTCGCTGAACCAGACCCGATAACTTTTACTTTTAATAGTACTAATATCACCTGTAATGGGGCAGACGATGGAACATTAACTTTTGAAAACGTTTCTGGGGGAAATGGTGGTTATGAATATAGTATTGATGGTGGAGTAAGTTATCAAGGAAGTTTATCATTTAATAATCTGATACCGGGCTCTTACGACCTGATTGTAAGAGATTCGGAAAGTTGTTTATCATCTGTCAGCAATATTGTTCTTACAGAACCTGATGTTGTGACATTAGGAAGTATTAGTGTTACTGATGCTATTTGTTTTGGTGAGACAGGAACACTAGAAATTAATGGTATATCAGGAGGAACAACTCCCTATGAATATAGTATTGATAATGGGACAACCTTTCAAATTTCTAATGTTTTTAATCCTTTAGCTGGGTCCTATGACATTGTAGTAAGAGATGCTAATGGATGTACAGTTACAGGTAATGCAACTGTAAATGAGCCAGTTGCAGTGACTATCGATGCTGTGTCCTCGACTGATGAAACGTGTAATGGTGCCTCAGACGGAACTATTACGGTTGATGCAGTCAGTGGCGGAGCCGGAGCACCTTACGAATACAGTACCGATGGTGGGGCAACCTTCCAGGCTTCGAATACATTTTCAGGATTGGCCGCCGGAACGTATGATGTTATTGCCAGAGATGAAAATAACTGTGAATCAGCTGTTACTCAGATAACAATCAATGCAGCCACAGAAGTTCTGATTGACAATATAGCTACCATCGATGCCACTTGTAATGGGGATACAGATGGTGAATTAACGATAACCGCTTCTGGAGGAACCGGAACCTTTGAATATAGTATTGATGGTGGTGCTACTTTTCAGGCATCCAATACTTTTAGTGGTCTTTCAGCAGGAACATACAATGTTCAAGCCCGGGATGGAAATGGATGTTTATCAGGTATCACTCCAGCGACAATCAATGAACCAGCTGCAGTAACGATAGATAATATTACAGCGAGTGATGTTCTTTGTTTCGGAGAATCAACGGGTTCGATCACTGTAGATGCAACATCTGGTGGTAGTGGAACCTATGAATACAGCATTGATGGCGGAACTACATTTCAGGCATCAAATATATTTAATGGATTAGCTACCGGGACTTATGATGTACAGGTAAGAGATTCAAATGGCTGCTTGTCAGCGATATCAAATATTGTCATCGATCAACCAGCGGCATTAACAATCGGATCGATCGATGCTACTGATGCAACTTGTAATGGAGCATCAGACGGCACGATTACAATAAATAATGTGACTGGTGGGACTACACCGTATGAATACAGTATTGATAACGGAGCAACGTTTCAAGCAGTAAATAACTTTACAGGAATAAGTGCTGGGACTTATAATATTGTCGTGCAGGATGCTAATGGATGTACAGTTACAGGTAATGCAACTGTAAATGAGCCAGTTGCAGTGACTATCGATGCTGTGTCCTCGACTGATGAAACGTGTAATGGTGCCTCAGACGGAACTATTACGGTTGATGCAGTCAGTGGCGGAGCCGGAGCACCTTACGAATACAGTACCGATGGTGGGGCAACCTTCCAGGCTTCGAATACATTTTCAGGATTGGCCGCCGGAACGTATGATGTTATTGCCAGAGATGGAAATAACTGTGAATCAGCTGTTACTCAGATAACAATCAATGCAGCCACAGAAGTTCTGATTGACAATATAGCTACCATCGATGCCACTTGTAATGGGGATACAGATGGTGAATTAACGATAACCGCTTCTGGAGGAACCGGAACCTTTGAATATAGTATTGATGGTGGTGCTACTTTTCAGGCATCCAATACTTTTAGTGGTCTTTCAGCAGGAACATACAATGTTCAAGCCCGGGATGGAAATGGATGTTTATCAGGTATTACTCCAGCGACAATCAATGAACCAGCTGCAGTAACGATAGATAATATTACAGCGAGTGATGTTCTTTGTTTCGGAGAATCAACGGGTTCGATCACTGTAGATGCAACATCTGGTGGTAGTGGAACCTATGAATACAGCATTGATGGCGGAACTACATTCCAGGCATCAAATATATTTAATGGATTAGCTACCGGGACTTATGATGTACAGGTAAGAGATTCAAATGGCTGCTTGTCAGCGATATCAAATATTGTCATCGATCAACCAGCGGCATTAACAATCGGATCGATCGATGCTACTGATGCAACTTGTAATGGAGCATCAGACGGCACGATTACAATAAATAATGTGACTGGTGGGACTACACCGTATGAATACAGTATTGATAACGGAGCAACGTTTCAAGCAGTAAATAACTTTACAGGAATAAGTGCTGGAACTTATAATATTGTCGTACAGGATGCTAATGGATGTACAGTTACAGGTAATGCAACTGTAAATGAGCCAGTTGCAGTGACTATCGATGCTGTGTCCTCGACTGATGAAACGTGTAATGGTGCCTCAGACGGAACTATTACGGTTGATGCAGTCAGTGGCGGAGCCGGAGCACCTTACGAATACAGTACCGATGGTGGGGCAACCTTCCAGGCTTCGAATACATTTTCAGGATTGGCCGCCGGAACGTATGATGTTATTGCCAGAGATGGAAATAACTGTGAATCAGCTGTTACTCAGATAACAATCAATGCAGCCACAGAAGTTCTGATTGACAATATAGCTACCATCGATGCCACTTGTAATGGGGATACAGATGGTGAATTAACGATAACCGCTTCTGGAGGAACCGGAACCTTTGAATATAGTATTGATGGTGGTGCTACTTTTCAGGCATCCAATACTTTTAGTGGTCTTTCAGCAGGAACATACAATGTTCAAGCCCGGGATGGAAATGGATGTTTATCAGGTATTACTCCAGCGACAATCAATGAACCAGCTGCAGTAACGATAGATAATATTACAGCGAGTGATGTTCTTTGTTTCGGAGAATCAACGGGTTCGATCACTGTAGATGCAACATCTGGTGGTAGTGGAACCTATGAATACAGCATTGATGGCGGAACTACATTCCAGGCATCAAATATATTTAATGGATTAGCTACCGGGACTTATGATGTACAGGTAAGAGATTCAAATGGCTGCTTGTCAGCGATATCAAATATTGTCATCGATCAACCAGCGGCATTAACAATCGGATCGATCGATGCTACTGATGCAACTTGTAATGGAGCATCAGACGGCACGATTACAATAAATAATGTGACTGGTGGGACTACACCGTATGAATACAGTATTGATAACGGAGCAACGTTTCAAGCAGTAAATAACTTTACAGGAATAAGTGCTGGAACTTATAATATTGTCGTACAGGATGCTAATGGATGTACAGTTACAGGTAATGCAACTGTAAATGAGCCAGTTGCAGTGACTATCGATGCTGTATCCTCGACTGATGAAACGTGTAATGGTGCCTCAGACGGAACTATTACGGTTGATGCAGTCAGTGGTGGAGCCGGAGCACCTTACGAATACAGTACCGATGGTGGGGCAACCTTCCAGGCTTCGAATACATTTTCAGGATTGGCCGCCGGAACGTATGATGTTATTGCCAGAGATGGAAATAACTGTGAATCAGCTGTTACTCAGATAACAATCAATGCAGCACCTTCTGTAATATTAGACAATATTGATGTAACTGATATTACTTGTAATGGAGATGCTGATGGTGAATTAACAATAACTGCCTCTGGTGGAGATGGAACTTATGAGTATAGTATTGATAATGGTAGTACGTTTCAATCTTCAAATACTTTTATCAACTTATCAGCAGGAACGTATGATGTAGTAGTTAGGGATGGAAATGGATGTCTCGCTAATAATCAGGCTGTTGTTAGTGAACCTGCAACCTTATTAATAGATAATATTTCTACTGTAGATGCTGGATGTACAACTGGAGCGGACGGAGAAATCACAATTACAGTTTCCGGAGGAACTCTTGATTACGAATACAGTATAGATAATGGTAATACATTCCAGAATTCTAATACTTTCACTGGATTAACAGCTGGTACGTATGACATTGTAGTCCGTGATGCAAATGGTTGTACTGTTAATTCCACTGCCACGGTAGATCCAGGTGCAAATATTACCGTCGATAATATTGTAGTCACTGATGAATCATGTGAAGGAAATGCTGATGGAAGTATAGAATTACAAAATATAAATGGAGGAACTCCGCCATACCGATTTAGCATTGATGGTGGGGCAACATATCCTTTTAATGATCCTCTAATCGGTGGTCTACTGGCAGGAACTTATTCGTTATTTGCCATAGATGACTCAGGTTGTTTCGTTGATCTTGGTACCCAGGTAATAAATACAACACCTAGAGTTACTCCGACAATATCTATTGCGGCTGACCAAAATCCAACTTGTACTGGAAATACGATAACATTTACAGCGAATGTAAGTGATGCAGGAACAGACCCTGAAATTGCATGGTTTGTAAATAGTGTTGAGGTTCAGGCCGATAATTCAGGTATTTATGTTGGTTCTTCATTAAACGACGGTGATGTTATATCTGCTGAAGTAAGGATTACCGATCCGACATTCACTTGTGTAACATCTAATACAGGTGTTTCAAATGATATTGTAGTTGATTTCCAGGATAATTTAGTAGCCTCTGTTAACCTGGTAGCTGACCCGGATCCGGCATGTAGTGGAGATCTTATTACTTTTACTGCATTACCATCAAATGGTGGATCTAATCCAACCTATGAATGGTATGTAAATGGCAATTTACAGGCCGGTGAAATTTCTGAAACTTTTGCAAGCTCTACTCTAACTGATGGAGACAATGTGGAAGTTATCATGACAGCTGATCCATCCTTAACCTGTGTTAATGGCAGTCCGGCAAGTGCATCAACAAATGTTACCATTTCTCCGTCAGAAAATTTAACAGTAGATATCACTGCTGATCAAGTAGAAATTTGTGAAGATGGAACTATTAGTTTCAATTCAACAATAAATGGAGGAGGAACCAATCCTTTCTACCAATGGCAGCTTGATGGCAATGCTATATCTGGTGAAAATAGTGATTCATTTATATTATCAGGTTTAGCACCAGGTACCTATGATATAACTCTTGAAGTTGTATCAAGTAATCCATGTGCTGTTGGAAGTCCGGCAGTTTCTGCTCCGATTACTATAACAATAGATCCAAATCTAGTTTCAGATATTTCCATTTCTGTAGATCAAAATCCGGCCTGTATAGGCGATGATGTTACGTTTATAGCGAATGTGACAAATGGAGGAGCTAATCCGGATATTCAGTGGAGAGTAAATGGTGTCGATGTTTCAGGCGAAACCGGAACAACATTTATATCATCTACCTTGAACGATGGTGATATTATAACCGCGTTTTTAACTGTTGATCCGACAGCAAATTGTATAACACCAGCAACATTAGAGTCAAATTCAATTCAGATGGCAATTGGCTCTAATTTTAATCCACTGGCAACTATCTCTCCGGACCAAAATCCTATCTGTTCCGGAAATGATGTATTGTTTACGTCTTCAGTAAATGCTGTAGGACCAAACCCATCATATCAATGGAGCATCGATGGTGTGGAACAAAGTGGAGAAACAAATGACACATTCCTTGCTTCAGGTTTAACTGACGGACAAGAGGTTTCTTTAATAGTAACTGTAGATCCTTCATTTACCTGTGCATCTCAGACTGAAACAGGTGATACAGTAGCGATTAGTGTCTCGTCTTCTATCGATCCTGTGGTGTCATTATCAAGTAACAATAATCCGGCATGTCCTGGTGAGGATATTGTATTTGAAGCCCAGCCAACTAATGGAGGAGCAAATCCTTCATATGAATGGTTCCTGGACGGGAATTTAATAGCCGGTGAAAACACAGAAACATTAGTTATAAATACCACTTCACTAAGTGGTGGAGAAGTAGTAACAGTGGAAATGACTGTAGATCCCTCATTGACTTGTGCTACTTCCAATACAGTATCTGATTCTGAAACAATTCAGCTAAATACAGCTACTCCAGTTGGGGTGAGTATTACAGCTGATCAAAATCCGGTTTGTAACGGTGAGGTAATAACTTTCACCGCTACCCTCAACAATGCTGGTGCTAATCCGACAATATCATGGTTAGTGGATAATGTAGTTGTTCCAGGAGAAAATGGGCTTTCCTACTCAGCAGTACTATCTGATGGACAGGTGGTGAACGCAGTAGTTGAAGCTGATCCTTCTCTGACCTGTGTGTCCAACAATCCAGCGGAATCAAATGAAATAACTGTTAATACAACATCGAATATAGATCCTGAGGTTACGATTTCTGAAGATCAAAATCCTGTTTGTATTAATGATGTCGTAACATTTACCTCAACGGTAAGCAATGCAGGAGCTAATCCAACATTTGAATGGTATGTTAACGGTACTATTGTATCAGGACTTAATTCTGACACTTATGCAACTGATACCTTATCAGATGGAGATGTAATCAGGCTTGATGTAACTGCAGATCCTTCATTTAGTTGTGCATCAACTAACCCTGTTCAATCAAATGAAATTACTTTATCTGTTGTTGATCAGTTGACTGCATTTGTAGCTATCCAACTAGATCAAAATCCATCGTGTACTAATGATGAGGTGACATTTAGTGTTGCTTTAAGTATTGGTTCGGGAGTTAACCCAACCTATGAATGGTTTATTAATGGAAATCCAACTGGGGAATTTGGAGAGAGTTTCACTACTAGTTCAGTTGTTACAGGAGATGAGGTATATGTACAAATGACTTCAGATCCGTCTGCGAGTTGTATACAGGGAAGCCCTGCCACATCAAATACTATTCAGATCCAACGTGTTTCTGAGTTGACAATGGATGTAACTATAAATGCAGACAGAACACAAATTTGTGATGGAGAAGAAGTAAATTTCACCTCTCAAGTTCAAAATGCAGGAGCAAATCCATCATACCAGTGGTTGGTCAATGGTTCTATTGTGGATGGAGAAATTTCAGATTCGTTTACGACCAGTACCTTAAACGATGGAGATGAAGTAAGTGTAATAGTTACGGCAGACCTTGCATTAAGCTGTGTTACTAATTCTCCTTTAGAATCTAATCAAATAGAAATTAGCGTAGGAGGTGCAGATCCGGTAGCTGTAAATGTAACCGCATCTGAAACTGCGATTTGTTCAGGTACGGTGGTGACTTTTACAGCTGAAGCTTCTAATGCCGGTCAGAATCCTTCATATCAGTGGATTATAAATGGTGTAGATGTTGCAGGAGAGACTTCTTCCACATTTACTACAAATACTTTATCAAACGCTGATGTAGTTTCTGTTAGATTAACAGCCGACCCAGCACTGACTTGTGCGATAGGCAGCCCGGTCGAATCAGATGGTATCACAATACAAGTAGATGATTCAGCACCAGTTTCTCCTGTATTAGATCCAATCACCAATGCAATATGTGAATCAATAACTATTAGCTGGAATAATGTAACAGGGGCTTCGTCTTATGAATTGGATGTATCTGAGGACAACTTTGCTACATTTATTCCGGGGTATGATGCCTTTACGACTGATCAAAATTCAGTAACTGTAACTGGCTTAACACCTGGTACGAATTATCAGGCAAGAGTCAGAGCATTAAACGGCTGTGGAGTTTCCTCTGATAGTAATATAGAAACCGCTGCACCTTCCAATGAAGGTCCACAGGCTCCTCAAAATATTCAGGCCACTGCCTTAGATTGTGATGCATTTACACTTTCATGGGATGCTGCAATAGGTGCATCAGGATATTTTGTCGATATAGCTATTGATGCCGGTTTTACAAATAAAATAATAGATAACGCAGATGCAGGTAATAATCTGACCTTCGATGTTAACGGGTTGAATCAGAATACTGATTATTTTGTAAGGATAGCAGCATACAATACTTGTGCAACGGGGCCTTATTCAGCAACAGCAACTATTACAACTCTCGGAACACCAAATGCACCTGCAATTACTTCTTCAAATGAATTGTGTGATCGCTACACTGTAAGTTGGAATGCTGTTCCCTCTGCAAATACATATGTGATAGATGTTGCCTTTGACGCAGGATTTAATACTATCCTACCAAACTATACCAACAGGGATATTGGTAATGTTACTACTTTTGAAGTAACGGGTATACCTGCGGAAACAACAGTGTTTACTCGATTAAGAGCTGTAAACAATTGTGCAACAAGTATAAATTCAAATGTAGTACAATCTACTACACTTGCAGAGGATGATCCTGCTTGTACAGGAGGAGGAATTGGTGATTGTGCAACTGTTCAAATAACACCAGAACCGGTTGCAGCTACATGTTCAAATTCTGATGGTGGAGTATTCTTTGATATCGTACCTGAAACACCTGCAGTCAATAATGTGGGAGTGATAATAGATATTAGTGGTCCTGCAGAAAGAACTAATTTTAATGATTTTACTTTCGACGGGCTTCCTCAGGGTATATACGACTATACAATAATATATGGTGATTCGTCATGTGTTAAATCGGGACAATTCACTATCGACAGATCAGGAACAATCGGGGAACCAGTTGTATCGCAAGTTCAGAATTCAACTTGCGTAAATGATCCATCAGGATCAGCCAGAGTGACCTTCCCTGATGAACCTTCCGGAGATGTATTGCAATGGTCAGTTGATGGTGTGAACTGGAATAACTTTATTAATGGAGATGTTATTACCGGATTACCTGCAGGAGCAGAGCCTTCAAACGAATTAGTGATTAGCTTTAGAAGAAGCGAAAATGATGCTTGCTTTGCAGGAACAACAATTATAATCGGAAATGAATATGAAGATTATAACGCTGATATTACAGTGCTGGAAGAAGCAACATGTAATGCAAATGATGGTGTTGTTGAGATTTCAAATATAACCGGAGGTACCGGAAGTTACGAATATCAACTGGATGGAACACCAACAGCATTCCCTGCTGACGGTATTTTTGATGGCCTGACAGGTGGTACACACGAACTGCTCATTATTGATACAGGAGTAGATTGTAGTAAGGCTATACAATTCTTTGTTCCTAGTCCGGGATTAGTAGATTTCACAACAAACGCATCTGATCCGACATGTGCCGGAGACGGGCGAGATGGAGCTATTGAAATACAGATAGATCCTTCATTCCTGCCTGGAACTTATGAGATCGCTATTGCTGAGCAACCAGGCGTAGATACCGGGTTTGTTGCAGTTCCATCTAATGGTAGGTTTGTATTTAGTGAACTTGATCAAGGCACTTACTATGTGGCTGTGAAAGGAGTTGGCGATGATGCATGTCCAAATGAAGAGGTGATAACTATAAGTGGTGGGCCTCTGGCTGTTGCCTTTGAAACACAGCTTATATGTCAGGATAATGAACAAGCATTACTATTAACAAATATCCAGGGAGAAATTGGAGTTGATTTTAGATTACAGGTTCGAAATATTTCAGGAGGTGCCGGAGGGTATAATAAAACATTCAATGTTCCTTATTCAGATATCTCAGGAGGTAACTACTTGATTGAAGACAGTGATCTCTTTGATTTCTTACTAATACAAGATTTTTATACTGCAACACTTTCTCAAACACAATCAAATTGTTCTCCTGCAGAGGAAGTAGAAAGTGAAAATGTTGATTTCCAGATTCGCGAAATTCTGGATTTTGAAGTAGATAATCTTGTAGAATCTTTCCCTGATAGAGCTACCGGGTCGATGAGAATAACAAATATAACCGGAGGAACACCTGGGTATGAAGCATCAATTGAATTGATAGCTCCTATATTCGCTGATCAGGGAATCTTTATTGATTGGACAGACGTGCCACAGGATAATCAGTCATTGAAGTATGAAATCACATTTGATGATCTTTATGCCGGAGATTATAGTGTGATGGTAAGAGATGAAGGAGGCTGTGAAATAGAGAAAATCATCGAACTACCACTAGATGAGAGCATTTTTATACCAAATGTCTTTACTCCAAACAATGACGGGTTTAACGATACATTCTATATCCGAAACCTGCCTGATAATTCCAGATTAGTAATTACTAACAGGTATGGTCGTACTGTTTATGAAACTGATGATTACGACAATGAAAATGGATTTGATGGGGGTGATGAGCCGGATGGAGTTTATTATTACTATCTGGAAGTTCCAGGAGGAGATTCATTCTCAGGTTGGGTGGAGATATGGAAAGGTCCAACTGACTGA